A region from the Anaerobranca californiensis DSM 14826 genome encodes:
- a CDS encoding ATP-binding protein, which translates to MELIGQENNIKYFENAIKNQMLHHCYLIHGTKGTGKKTFTKEIAKYILCGNWNCHCRTCTNIEKEVHPDVNFFYSEDAIVKLETVDQFKRAAIYSPLEGERKIVVLEGVDRLNTQGANKLLTLIEEPPLYLTIFLLCENITNVIRTIRSRAIPIKINSLTTNDLKEFLCRQKELDPLKAEIIAVFSEGSMGKALEYLETDFWTIRENVYNLFLETSEKGLDYVKLNKTLANIEPALVLDLIEFLLRDLLYLKVGQNKDILVNKDYYDKINLLRTSNLTKIEEILNKVKIIRNTLKNNINPMLNFEVIYNSLQEE; encoded by the coding sequence ATGGAGCTCATTGGACAAGAAAATAACATAAAATATTTTGAGAATGCCATTAAAAATCAGATGCTCCATCATTGTTATCTAATTCATGGTACTAAAGGGACGGGGAAAAAAACTTTTACTAAAGAGATTGCTAAATACATTCTTTGTGGTAACTGGAATTGTCACTGTAGAACTTGTACTAATATCGAAAAAGAAGTTCACCCAGATGTCAATTTCTTTTACAGTGAAGATGCAATCGTTAAACTTGAGACGGTAGATCAGTTTAAAAGGGCAGCTATTTATTCTCCTTTAGAGGGAGAAAGAAAAATAGTGGTATTAGAAGGAGTAGATAGGCTAAATACTCAAGGTGCCAATAAACTACTTACTTTAATTGAGGAGCCTCCTTTATATCTCACTATTTTTCTTTTGTGTGAAAATATCACAAATGTTATAAGGACTATTAGATCCAGGGCTATTCCAATAAAAATTAATTCTTTAACAACTAATGATTTAAAGGAATTTTTATGTAGACAAAAGGAACTAGATCCTTTAAAAGCAGAAATAATTGCAGTATTTAGTGAAGGTTCAATGGGAAAAGCATTAGAATATTTAGAAACAGATTTTTGGACTATTAGGGAAAATGTATATAATTTATTTTTGGAAACCTCTGAAAAAGGTTTAGATTATGTTAAACTTAATAAAACGTTGGCAAATATAGAACCAGCCTTGGTTCTTGATTTAATAGAATTTCTGTTGAGAGACTTATTATATTTGAAAGTAGGACAAAATAAAGATATACTAGTAAATAAGGATTATTATGATAAAATAAACTTGTTAAGAACTTCCAATTTGACCAAGATAGAGGAGATATTAAATAAAGTTAAAATAATTAGGAATACCTTAAAAAACAACATAAACCCTATGTTGAATTTCGAGGTGATTTATAATTCCTTACAGGAGGAATAG
- a CDS encoding cyclic-di-AMP receptor: MKLVIAIIQDRDSGKLLESLVDEGFKATKLASTGGFLKSGNTTVLIGVEDHQVDDVVGIIKQTCKSREKMVTTMSPLGGSVESYVPYPVEVIVGGATIFVIDVEKFERV; the protein is encoded by the coding sequence ATGAAGTTAGTAATTGCGATAATTCAGGACAGAGATAGTGGTAAGCTGTTGGAAAGTTTAGTAGATGAAGGGTTTAAAGCTACAAAACTTGCTAGTACAGGGGGATTTTTAAAATCTGGCAATACAACTGTCCTCATTGGAGTTGAAGATCATCAAGTTGATGATGTGGTAGGTATAATTAAACAAACCTGTAAAAGCAGAGAAAAGATGGTTACAACCATGTCACCTCTGGGAGGTTCAGTGGAATCTTATGTTCCTTATCCAGTAGAAGTTATTGTAGGTGGAGCAACGATATTTGTAATAGATGTAGAGAAGTTTGAAAGGGTATAG
- the tmk gene encoding dTMP kinase, with translation MEKGKFIVIEGPDGVGKTTQSKLLCQFLQSKGIKYIYTREPGGTPIGDYIRELLLNPENKIVPIAECLLYASARAQLIEEVIKPALSKGYWVISDRYLHSSIVYQGIGLNLGHNLVEEINIIATGGLMPDYTFLIDLDTDIALSRIGRTKDRIESRGLDYFQKVREGYHKLLNEYNMILIDGNKDIEEIHREIISKLKF, from the coding sequence ATGGAAAAAGGAAAATTTATTGTAATTGAAGGTCCTGACGGAGTTGGAAAGACTACACAAAGTAAGTTATTATGTCAATTTCTCCAAAGTAAAGGTATAAAATATATATATACAAGGGAACCGGGTGGTACCCCAATAGGGGATTATATCAGGGAGCTTTTATTAAATCCAGAAAACAAAATTGTTCCTATAGCTGAGTGTTTACTGTATGCTTCAGCAAGGGCTCAGCTGATAGAAGAAGTAATAAAACCTGCTTTATCAAAGGGTTATTGGGTGATATCTGATAGATATTTACATTCTAGTATTGTTTATCAAGGTATAGGGTTAAACTTAGGTCATAACCTTGTAGAAGAGATTAACATAATAGCTACTGGTGGTTTAATGCCTGATTATACATTTTTAATAGATTTAGATACAGATATTGCTTTAAGCAGGATAGGAAGAACAAAAGACAGGATAGAAAGTAGAGGGTTGGATTATTTTCAAAAAGTAAGGGAAGGCTATCATAAGCTTTTAAATGAATATAACATGATTCTTATAGATGGTAATAAAGATATTGAAGAAATTCATAGAGAAATTATTAGTAAGCTAAAATTTTAA
- a CDS encoding aminotransferase class I/II-fold pyridoxal phosphate-dependent enzyme, whose product MKIKKLQNLYIYNKNNKKRYIKFHMPGNYGGKNLNKKFRKYMPFFETTEVYGTDDYHNPQGIIKKAEKSTAKLFNSNHCIYLVNGSSSGIIAAISYLFREGDQILVSRDCHKSVIYGLILSGAEPVFSEHSGASPLDYQGIQQAIKKIERIKGIILTTPNYYGIGNKDLKLIVQLCNKYKIKLLVDEAHGSHLYFTDLKVYLANTCKADLVVNSTHKNLTGLTQTGVININAEDINLSELRKHISLTTSTSPSYILLASIAYCTEQYTQIGEKILQKTIKKGNYMKELLDKYKIRYIKEKDLNSNQYLDPTKITLLFKDNKKAKEVFKQLIKNGIIPEFLADNKILLFINYKISKRELVKTAAILKRFSTEEEDILYSQENCFRIRNTGVLTPREAFYSQKEKIPLKKAKGKVVVQPITPYPPGIPILFPGEVVTEEIIKYLKNSNFSSIHGIENGMIEVVKDKFFDDK is encoded by the coding sequence ATGAAAATCAAAAAATTACAAAATTTATATATATATAATAAAAATAATAAAAAAAGATATATAAAATTTCATATGCCTGGAAATTATGGTGGAAAGAATTTAAATAAAAAATTTAGAAAATACATGCCATTTTTTGAAACAACGGAAGTTTATGGAACTGATGATTATCACAATCCTCAAGGAATAATTAAAAAAGCTGAAAAATCTACAGCAAAGTTATTTAACAGTAATCATTGTATTTACCTAGTCAATGGTAGTTCTTCCGGAATAATTGCCGCCATTTCTTACTTGTTTAGAGAAGGAGACCAAATATTAGTTTCAAGGGATTGTCATAAATCAGTAATCTATGGTTTGATACTATCTGGAGCAGAACCTGTTTTTTCAGAACATTCTGGGGCCTCTCCTTTGGATTATCAAGGGATTCAACAAGCTATAAAAAAAATAGAAAGAATTAAAGGGATTATTTTAACTACACCTAATTATTATGGTATAGGTAACAAAGATTTGAAGTTAATAGTTCAGCTATGTAATAAGTATAAAATAAAACTCCTTGTTGACGAGGCCCATGGCAGTCATTTATATTTTACAGATTTAAAGGTATATTTGGCTAATACTTGTAAAGCAGATTTAGTGGTTAATAGTACCCATAAAAATTTAACTGGGTTAACTCAAACGGGAGTAATAAATATTAATGCTGAAGATATTAACTTAAGTGAATTAAGAAAACATATTTCTTTAACAACATCCACTAGTCCCTCTTATATCTTATTGGCTTCAATTGCCTACTGTACTGAGCAATATACCCAGATAGGGGAAAAAATATTACAAAAAACGATAAAAAAAGGAAATTATATGAAGGAATTACTGGATAAATATAAAATAAGATATATAAAGGAAAAAGACCTAAACTCAAATCAGTACTTAGATCCCACTAAAATAACATTACTTTTTAAGGATAATAAAAAAGCTAAAGAGGTTTTTAAACAACTAATTAAAAATGGAATAATTCCTGAGTTTTTAGCAGATAATAAAATTTTGCTATTTATTAATTATAAAATAAGTAAAAGGGAATTAGTAAAGACAGCAGCTATTTTAAAAAGATTTTCAACAGAGGAAGAAGATATTCTATATAGCCAGGAAAATTGTTTTAGAATAAGGAATACTGGAGTTTTAACACCGAGGGAAGCCTTTTATTCACAAAAGGAAAAAATTCCCCTTAAAAAGGCTAAAGGGAAAGTGGTAGTACAACCTATAACTCCTTACCCCCCAGGAATACCAATTCTTTTCCCTGGAGAAGTGGTAACAGAGGAGATTATAAAATATTTAAAAAATAGTAATTTCTCTAGTATTCATGGTATAGAAAATGGTATGATAGAAGTAGTAAAGGATAAATTTTTTGATGACAAATAA
- a CDS encoding sigma factor G inhibitor Gin, translating to MKTCSICNAEDPKGINILQSFLCDNCLMRISKTRVDDPEYDEIVNGIKKVWQTNESLK from the coding sequence TTGAAAACATGTTCTATATGTAATGCTGAAGACCCAAAAGGCATAAACATACTCCAAAGTTTCCTTTGTGATAACTGTCTTATGAGGATATCAAAAACAAGGGTAGATGATCCTGAATATGATGAAATAGTTAATGGAATAAAAAAAGTTTGGCAAACTAATGAATCCCTTAAATAA